From a region of the Methanobrevibacter sp. TMH8 genome:
- a CDS encoding ferredoxin gives MVYKIEIEMDLCIACGNCVTECEEMFKIVDDRSTLIDGEINEDNFSIKEYDDISCGIDAAEMCPVECIIVYEDDIAIN, from the coding sequence ATGGTTTATAAGATTGAGATTGAAATGGATTTATGTATAGCTTGTGGAAATTGTGTTACTGAATGTGAAGAAATGTTTAAAATTGTTGATGATAGATCTACTTTAATTGATGGTGAAATTAATGAAGATAATTTTTCTATTAAAGAGTATGATGACATTTCTTGCGGAATTGATGCAGCTGAAATGTGTCCTGTTGAATGTATAATTGTTTATGAAGATGATATAGCTATTAATTAA
- the nucS gene encoding endonuclease NucS, with protein sequence MKYKLLENPNIEEAYNLVDTGIRKKAVINIFAYCKVIYEGRALSQLDWGERFIMLKPDGSFLVHQERKIDPVNWQPPKSRSRAIIKENNLILESHRRTPKEKLEVEIEKVHFASFAIAEDYQELELAGYEKDMGDMIMKHPSMIEPGFTPTAREYNTEHGFIDILGKDSEGNLMVLELKCRKAGVNAVKQIRRYLADFEEENQDYLKEVGAEKKKIRGLLVAPDIGEDAKELLEEEGIEFKSVEAPKELKNDKKVTLDIF encoded by the coding sequence ATGAAATACAAACTCCTTGAAAATCCTAATATTGAAGAAGCTTATAATCTTGTTGATACGGGTATTCGTAAAAAAGCTGTAATAAACATATTTGCCTATTGTAAAGTGATTTATGAAGGAAGAGCACTTAGCCAACTAGATTGGGGAGAACGATTTATCATGTTAAAACCAGATGGGTCTTTTTTAGTTCATCAAGAAAGAAAAATCGATCCAGTTAATTGGCAACCTCCGAAATCAAGATCTCGAGCTATAATAAAAGAAAATAACCTAATTTTAGAAAGCCATCGTAGGACCCCGAAAGAAAAATTAGAGGTTGAAATAGAAAAAGTTCATTTTGCAAGTTTTGCAATAGCTGAAGATTATCAAGAATTAGAATTAGCAGGTTATGAGAAAGATATGGGCGACATGATAATGAAACACCCTTCTATGATTGAACCCGGTTTTACTCCAACAGCCAGAGAATATAATACTGAACATGGTTTTATAGACATTCTTGGAAAAGATTCTGAAGGAAATTTAATGGTTTTAGAACTTAAATGCCGAAAAGCTGGAGTTAATGCTGTTAAACAAATAAGAAGATACCTTGCTGATTTTGAAGAAGAAAATCAAGATTATCTGAAAGAAGTTGGAGCAGAAAAGAAAAAAATAAGAGGTTTACTTGTAGCACCAGATATTGGAGAAGATGCTAAAGAACTTCTTGAAGAAGAAGGAATTGAATTTAAATCTGTTGAAGCACCTAAAGAATTAAAAAATGATAAAAAAGTAACTCTAGATATATTTTGA
- a CDS encoding manganese efflux pump MntP family protein: protein MDLVTIILLAVALAMDAFSVSITKGFTIKNISKIQMLWFGIFFGGFQAIMPVLGWISGIQLEHFVSTVAPWIAFILLVAIGAKMIYESITEDEKEEGISKDRFSFKELTLLAIATSIDAFAVGVTFAILKIPILIPIILIGIVCFIFSEIGILIGRKIGSFFGNKFEIVGGAVLVLLGVRILLSGLGVI, encoded by the coding sequence TTGGATTTAGTAACAATAATCTTACTTGCAGTTGCATTAGCTATGGATGCATTTAGTGTATCTATAACTAAAGGATTCACTATCAAAAATATAAGTAAAATTCAGATGCTTTGGTTTGGAATATTTTTTGGTGGATTTCAGGCCATAATGCCTGTTTTAGGTTGGATATCTGGAATTCAGCTAGAACATTTTGTTTCCACTGTTGCTCCTTGGATAGCTTTCATTCTTTTAGTAGCTATTGGGGCAAAAATGATTTATGAAAGTATAACTGAGGATGAAAAAGAAGAAGGAATCAGTAAGGACCGTTTTTCTTTCAAAGAGCTTACACTTCTTGCAATAGCTACTAGTATAGATGCATTTGCTGTGGGAGTCACATTTGCCATTTTAAAAATTCCTATACTAATTCCAATTATATTAATTGGGATAGTTTGTTTCATATTCTCAGAGATAGGAATATTAATTGGTAGAAAAATTGGATCATTCTTTGGAAATAAATTTGAAATTGTTGGTGGTGCTGTTTTAGTTTTATTAGGTGTGAGAATATTATTAAGTGGATTGGGAGTGATTTGA
- a CDS encoding MoxR family ATPase — MISKNLNINEIGDILAENNYISDETIATIVFLAIELKKPILIEGPPGTGKTQLSKSIAKAFEKDFFRIQCYEGITFEQIVGEWNYQKQLLSLEMSKLNKNEDNVFKEDFFIKRPLLSAFMNNKSSVILIDEIDKADEEVESFLLQALGEKQITVNDLGTFELMNDLLVIMTSNSQRQLLDETKDRCLYLYIDYPSFQREVEIVRSHIPTASEKLVKSVVKAVQQIRNLNVTKNPSIRASVDWVKSLIVFNKEELDKDSFEKTLSIAIKNEDDRQKVLENIKLK, encoded by the coding sequence TTGATTTCAAAAAATTTAAATATAAATGAAATTGGAGATATTTTAGCTGAGAATAATTACATTAGTGATGAAACCATAGCCACTATTGTTTTCCTAGCTATTGAACTTAAAAAACCTATTTTGATCGAAGGCCCTCCTGGAACTGGGAAAACACAGCTTTCAAAGTCAATAGCTAAAGCATTTGAAAAAGATTTCTTTAGAATACAATGTTATGAAGGAATAACATTTGAACAAATTGTTGGAGAATGGAATTATCAAAAACAGCTATTGAGCCTTGAAATGTCTAAATTGAACAAAAATGAAGATAATGTTTTTAAAGAAGACTTTTTCATAAAAAGACCTTTACTATCAGCTTTTATGAATAATAAATCATCAGTAATATTAATTGATGAAATTGATAAAGCAGATGAAGAAGTCGAAAGTTTCCTTCTTCAAGCATTAGGAGAAAAGCAAATAACTGTTAATGATCTTGGAACTTTCGAATTAATGAATGATTTACTAGTTATTATGACTTCAAATTCCCAACGTCAGCTACTCGATGAAACAAAAGATAGGTGTTTATATTTATATATTGATTATCCAAGTTTTCAAAGGGAAGTGGAAATTGTGAGATCACATATACCAACAGCATCTGAAAAACTAGTAAAAAGTGTTGTTAAAGCAGTGCAACAAATAAGAAACTTAAATGTTACTAAAAACCCATCTATTAGAGCTAGTGTAGATTGGGTGAAAAGTCTTATAGTATTTAATAAAGAAGAATTAGATAAAGATTCCTTTGAAAAAACCTTGTCAATTGCAATAAAAAATGAGGATGATCGGCAAAAAGTTTTAGAGAATATAAAGTTAAAATAA
- a CDS encoding VWA domain-containing protein — protein MITEIVKFSAKLRENGIPASIRSTELACKATPLIEKNNGNLKEALASIYLKDQRHRKRFNQAYEDFFINKEEKIEKKEKTSYGRKSPFLKTYNVSVSSKRVVNKENGDNNQNYKINYIKNSLNDLNTDGKEEGNSELLKSDINTINTMQVELIDLCQRLGRKIATQRSRQNKIAKKQNPDIRRSIRRNMKHGGTLLELIKNKPKIKKQNHYFLSDVSVSCDWISIWFFCMVYAAQNSFNRAKAFEFTNKSVEITSALFEPDLVDAFIKVMNIRHQNSMIHGKSNMFTAFTDFEKHAHLNSKSYVLILSDCRDWAGPKEERIPKSSEIIENIVKKSKRVLILNPEEKKKWNVADSCVSHYENVGAEIFEVRNLEQLADLIIDI, from the coding sequence ATGATAACTGAAATAGTAAAATTTTCAGCTAAACTTAGAGAAAATGGTATTCCTGCAAGTATCAGAAGTACTGAATTAGCTTGTAAAGCCACTCCATTAATAGAAAAAAATAATGGAAATTTGAAAGAAGCTTTAGCATCTATTTACTTAAAAGATCAACGTCATAGAAAAAGATTCAACCAAGCTTATGAAGATTTTTTTATTAATAAAGAAGAAAAAATAGAAAAAAAGGAAAAAACAAGTTATGGAAGAAAATCTCCATTCTTAAAAACATACAATGTTTCTGTAAGCAGTAAAAGAGTAGTTAATAAAGAAAATGGAGACAACAATCAGAATTATAAAATAAACTATATAAAAAATAGTTTAAATGATTTAAATACTGATGGAAAAGAAGAAGGAAATTCTGAACTTTTAAAAAGTGATATAAACACAATAAATACCATGCAGGTTGAATTAATTGATTTATGTCAAAGATTAGGTCGGAAAATAGCTACTCAAAGATCTAGGCAGAATAAAATAGCTAAAAAACAAAATCCAGACATTAGAAGAAGTATTAGAAGGAATATGAAACATGGCGGAACACTTCTAGAACTTATTAAAAATAAACCAAAGATTAAAAAGCAAAACCATTATTTCCTAAGTGATGTGAGTGTTTCCTGTGATTGGATTAGTATTTGGTTTTTTTGTATGGTTTATGCAGCTCAAAATTCATTCAACAGAGCTAAAGCATTTGAATTCACTAATAAATCAGTTGAAATAACTTCTGCTCTTTTTGAACCAGATTTAGTTGATGCTTTTATTAAAGTAATGAATATAAGACATCAAAATTCAATGATTCATGGAAAATCTAATATGTTTACAGCTTTTACTGATTTTGAAAAACATGCACATCTAAATAGCAAATCTTATGTTTTAATTTTAAGTGATTGTAGAGATTGGGCAGGTCCAAAAGAAGAAAGAATCCCAAAAAGTTCAGAAATAATTGAAAATATAGTTAAAAAGTCAAAAAGGGTTTTAATACTTAACCCTGAAGAAAAAAAGAAATGGAATGTTGCAGACAGCTGTGTTTCCCATTATGAAAATGTTGGTGCAGAAATATTTGAAGTTAGAAACTTAGAACAATTAGCTGATTTAATTATTGATATTTAA
- a CDS encoding GyrI-like domain-containing protein translates to MPLVSEIKIIKKAKQPVLSIKKTINIENLPRLIDESYEKIQNYLNEIGEYPGDIPYVRYFNMNVENLEDMDVENLEVEIGFPVYKELSGKEDIESGYLPEMKAVYTIYQGIYQEMVPDYYKVINWAEENNLKLNKTFIEYYYNSSDDVSEEDLLFGIIMPLK, encoded by the coding sequence ATGCCTCTTGTTTCAGAAATAAAAATTATAAAGAAAGCGAAACAGCCAGTTTTGTCAATTAAGAAAACTATTAATATTGAAAATTTACCTAGATTAATAGATGAAAGCTATGAGAAAATTCAAAACTATTTGAATGAAATTGGTGAATATCCTGGAGATATTCCTTATGTTAGGTATTTTAATATGAATGTGGAAAATCTTGAAGACATGGATGTGGAAAATCTTGAAGTGGAAATTGGTTTTCCTGTTTATAAAGAATTATCTGGAAAAGAAGATATTGAATCTGGTTATTTACCTGAAATGAAAGCAGTTTATACTATATATCAAGGAATTTATCAAGAAATGGTCCCTGATTACTATAAAGTAATAAATTGGGCTGAAGAAAATAACTTAAAATTAAATAAAACATTTATTGAATATTATTATAACAGTTCAGATGATGTTTCAGAAGAAGATTTATTATTTGGAATTATTATGCCTTTAAAATAA